The nucleotide sequence GGTAGATTTAGGGTACCCAGATATATCTGCTAACAATTGGGGGAATAATGATTTACCCCTTGTAGAAAATAAAACTTCTTTTTTACGGATGACAGAGAATGATAAATGGCGACATATTTATAAAATAGAAATTTCAACAGGAATTAAAACACTTATTACACCGTTTGATTATGATGTTGCTTCAATGCGAGTTTCTACTAACAAAAATGTATACTTTATTGCATCTCCAAATAATAGTACACAACGTTATTTATATAGTACTGATTTAAAAGGCAAAGGAAAAGTAAAACGTTTAACACCTGATTCTTTTAAAGGCATTAATGATTATAATATCTCACCTAATGGTATTTACGGTGTACATTCTCATGAAAGCTCGAAGGAAGTTAGAACAGTAAGGTTTATAAGTTTACCAGACCATAAAACATTAAAAAAATTAATTGATAATAAGGCTTATAAAGAAAAACTTACTTCTCTTGAGTTACCTGAAATAAAATTCTCTAAAGTAACTACTGAAGAAGGAATAGAAATTGATGTAAGAATGGTTTTACCTATAAATTTTAATCCTTCCAAAAAATACCCTGTACTATTTCATGTCTATGGTGAGCCTTGGTCTCAAGTAGCTACAGATACTCAAGTGGGTTTATGGAATATAATGATGGCTCAAAAAGGGTATGTTATTATTGATATGGATAATAGAGGGACTCCTTGCTTAAAAGGAAGTGCATGGCGTAAAAGTATTTACAGAAAAATTGGTGTATTAAATACAAGAGATCAAGCTTTAGCTGCTAAAGAAATCCTTAAGTTGGATTACTTAGATAACGAACGCACTGCTGTTTGGGGCTGGAGTGGTGGTGGCTCAATGACCTTAAACCTCATGTTTCAGTTTCCTAAAATCTATAAAACAGGGGTAGCTGTAGCAGCAGTTTCTAACCAATTAATTTATGATAATATTTATCAAGAGCGTTATATGGGATTACCACAAGAAAACAAAGAGGATTTTATAAATGGATCGCCTTTAACATATGCGAAAAACTTACAAGGAAACCTTCTTGTTATACACGGCACAGGAGATGACAATGTACATTATCAAAGTGCAGAATTTTTAATAAATGAATTAATCAGGCAAAATAAACAGTTTCAATTTATGCCATATCCAAATCGTTCTCATGGAATTTATGAAGGAAGAAATACGCGTAGGCATTTATATACCTTATTAACAAACTATATATTAAAAAATACACCTCCAAATTAATTTACTTATATTTAGAGTAATACAAATTATATTTTTCATTAATCTCTAGATTATCAATACAATGGAAGAAAAAAGACACTATGCAGTAATCGATCCTTATAACAGGAAGTTGACCTTAAAGTATAAAGGGAATATATTAGCAGAAACTACCGACGCTTTAATCTTAAAAGAAGTTGGAAAAGGTGTTTATAATCCTGTATTATATTTCCCAAAAGATGCTCTAAAAATGGAATTGGAATTAGAATCTTCACGTCAAAGTCATTGCCCAATTAAAGGCGATGCTACTTATTGGAATATTAAAGATGATTATACTAATAATTATTTTGCTTGGAGTTATGAAGAAGAAGGTGTATTACCTCGTGCTAAAAAAATAAAGGGATATATTGCTTTTAATATGGAATATGTTACACTTATTTCGGAGCCAATTTAAACTAAAAAAACTCTCGATAT is from Flavobacteriaceae bacterium and encodes:
- a CDS encoding S9 family peptidase; this encodes MNRKFKYFAFIIVLFNFNNLIAQDALDSRMLSLDRIYNSREFNQQRERTIQWIENGDAFITIEKSVNSPNADELIYYKSASQERTSFLSAESLKVNGKSLPIESFTLSSDESKILIFTNSSRVWRSNTKGDYWVYDLTTKKLKQLGKSLESSSLMFAKFSSNNNFVSYVHKFNIYKEDFQSGDITQLTFDGNGKIINGTFDWVYEEEFGKRDGYNLSPNSEHIAFWQLDASKIGTFYMINNTDSIYSKPIPLQYPKVGQDPSSAKIGVINLSNKKIVWVPLEGGAKENYIPGIQWVNDDLLLIQQMNRHQNQLIVWSYKPSTKALTKIYTEKEDTWVDLGYPDISANNWGNNDLPLVENKTSFLRMTENDKWRHIYKIEISTGIKTLITPFDYDVASMRVSTNKNVYFIASPNNSTQRYLYSTDLKGKGKVKRLTPDSFKGINDYNISPNGIYGVHSHESSKEVRTVRFISLPDHKTLKKLIDNKAYKEKLTSLELPEIKFSKVTTEEGIEIDVRMVLPINFNPSKKYPVLFHVYGEPWSQVATDTQVGLWNIMMAQKGYVIIDMDNRGTPCLKGSAWRKSIYRKIGVLNTRDQALAAKEILKLDYLDNERTAVWGWSGGGSMTLNLMFQFPKIYKTGVAVAAVSNQLIYDNIYQERYMGLPQENKEDFINGSPLTYAKNLQGNLLVIHGTGDDNVHYQSAEFLINELIRQNKQFQFMPYPNRSHGIYEGRNTRRHLYTLLTNYILKNTPPN
- a CDS encoding DUF427 domain-containing protein, with the protein product MEEKRHYAVIDPYNRKLTLKYKGNILAETTDALILKEVGKGVYNPVLYFPKDALKMELELESSRQSHCPIKGDATYWNIKDDYTNNYFAWSYEEEGVLPRAKKIKGYIAFNMEYVTLISEPI